A window of Plasmodium malariae genome assembly, chromosome: 12 genomic DNA:
tcataatataattttttggatactgatttttcaaaatatttttttctaaaaagaaaatattatcctttataaatttataatttctttccttttttttatttttatttattacattcaCATTTGAATCGGAAAAcacaaatttaaaagaattgcGGTTTCTTCCTAATTCATCCTCATCTTCACTTGTAgtattaatattgttattatatttattacccCTATCATTATCACCATTATTgccataattattattactgtaaATATTGTTAACATTATTGtcattactgttattatcaTTGCAGTTGAGGAAGGAAGCATGTATGTCCTCTTTTTTATCACTCCCCTTTGTACGTTCCATGGTGCTTAAGTTTTCCGTGTTGCCCTCATTTTCCTCCTCCAATTTAAATTTGGTTAATGTGTTATTCGGGCAATCATCATTTGGATTACCATCATTTAGATTGGCATAATTCGGATTAGAATCACTCGGATTAGAATCACTCAGATTACCATCATTCGGGTTTCCATCATTAAGGTTACAATATATCTCTCTACCACCATTCATGTTACCACTATTCACGTTAGCATTATTCGGGTTACTACCATGTGATATACTATATCTTAAAAAGCtcataaacaaaatttttataagtatCCGACTTTTTACACTGTTAATATATgacaatatattaattatgtcTTGAAGGgatatttcattattcacTTTTTTACTACTTTTATTAAACAGAACATTTAAAGCATAATTAAACCCATAATGATTACTCTTTGTTTCCTTATGTCGACACTTTTTTCTTAGTACTTCATGAAATGAAGGCAATACTAGGGCAATATATGGTCTCAATATATAaggatatacatatataaaatctaACGtgctaattttttcatttgcttcttttttatttaaattaaatttttttcttatcattTCTACATCCTCTTCCCTCAAATTTCCATAATTTAATGTATGTTTTGAGTGTCCTTCCCCCATCCTTtcaatgctttttttttttcaaaataaaaaaataatattaataaatttcttaCATGTCAATATAagtatgaaataaatatgtacagcatacgtacatacagcCTAAATGTACAAgaaatatatcaataaaaatgaaaacgtATAATTATACCtaagtacatgtatataaatacgtacaaataaataaataaatataaatataaatataaatataaatataaatataaatataaatataaatataaatataataaatataaatataaatatatatatatatatatatatatatatatatatatatatatatatatatatatatatatatatatatgtatgtaaatgtatatattaatgaatataaaaaaatatatataaatataaatgtatatatagatatatacgtatatatagatacatgtatatatataaaagtatatataaataatgtatatatataaaagtacatataaataatgtatatatataaaagtacatataaataatgtatatatataaaagtacatataaataatatatatatatatatataagtatatataaatattgtatatataaaagtatatataaatattgtataaatataaaagtacatataaataatgcatacatacattaaCTTATTGTTCGTTAAGCCAATTTAATTCCTCTTTAAATATGTAGatggaaaattttaattgaaaatataagtCCTTtcgtttaataaaaaatatatacaggGTTTTCCCTTCTGCATTTCATTAAAAACCCATATaacattttgtttatttggaTTTGTTTACataatgttaaaattttcttcttttcttctttaatgTTGCGGGTGCTGGCACgtataaattaatacatacttgtttgcatttatatatatatataatgcaatATTATGCTTCccatccatttttttttaattttggaaaataatattacgaaaaaaatttaacaataACATAAGCATCGTAAGTTTTTGAAGAAAGTGTTTTCCTGTAGTAAACTGCAAAAAAGCACATATACCagtattaatgtatatatatatatttttccgccgtatttttttttttttttttttttttttggttaaaggaaagaaataaatagttatgtgttaatatttgtataatttcagcccttttttttttttttttttgcttttttgtgaaaaaatggaaaaatgattcacgttttaaaaaaaataaatgtacttGGCACAACTGCGCGTGAAGCATCACTGTTAATTTTTCCCCTTTGAATTATATGGCAGTAAAAACatgtaaatttaatatacacctaaacatatatgtatatatatacgggcatgtattttctataatttaAAGATCTTTTACGTGTAGCATGGCATCACATTGTACGGGATTATAAGAGTTAAAAGAAGAGACGTACATATTGGTggaagtgtatatatattaatatgtacgtattcatatgtacatattcaTGCTTACGTATTCGTGCATACGTATTCTTTTGTACAAATTCATGCTTACATATTCGTGCGTACGtattcatatgtacatattcgTGCGTACATATTgatgtataaatatacaccCATATACCGTACAAGTGTAACGCATGCTCCTTATGTACTGTAAAAAAAGGCTTAATACTCGCCGTTTACAGGTCAATATTTGTGGTCAACAAATGGAAGTGCGCAAACTTGGGCAAGTGCAAATTTATGCGCAGATCTACTTCttagtattttatattttttctttttcgaaAATTCTTGAGGAATGTCAGTAGGTATAgaaataagaattttttcGTTGTTTTTTGCAAACtctcttttaatatatcccTGAGCTATtcgttttttatatactgGGCTCCAAGTGCAAGAGGTAATATGACCAATCGGTTCTTTATATggataagaaaatattttgcatgttttaaaaattaattcgtTCGATATAATACCAACTCgtaaaaattttgatttCCTACTGTACTCTTTCAATAAATTTTGAAACCCAAAAATGTTTcgttcttttaattttttatattttaatgtccATGCTAAGGAGGCAGTAATAGGAgtagtatttttaaaaatatcgaTTCCATATAAGGGAAAACCGGATTCCATCCTTAATATATCTAAAGCATATGCACCAGCTAATTTTACCTTTGTATGATTTAAAAACAACTGTACATAGATATcacttatattattatctacAATAAATTCATATCCGTCTTCTCCTGTATCGCCTGTtctaatacaaataatttcgTAGTTGTTAATAAGACCATCATCATTTGGATTGCATGTAGCATTATTCACTATaagattattatttttccttactttaaattttttaaaactcaTATAtggaattttaaaaaattcagtTTCATTCTGTTCCCTATTAAAGTAAAggatattattatatttgttacttctattcattataataacattttttaggTATGCCAAAATTTTGTCTCTATTATTCCAATCATAATATTCTAAAACGTCATTGAAAACTAGAGTAGCTAAGGGACCTTGCAAAGATAAtactcttttattattatatacttcTATATGTATATCCAAGCCACTAtctttacaaaataaaatataatcacTTAAAAATTCGTATAccccttttttataatacccAGATGTAATTAatgttatttcattttccCCTTTTAGTACATAGCCTATATCTATAATATACGCTTTATTGTCtaatatacatgtgtaaCAAACATCGTCTTTTTTcatatcttttattatatcgcAAGAAATGAAATGATTGCATATGTAAAAACAGTCATTACCTGTTAACTTTATTATAAGTTGATATGATTTATCAAATAAGCTACAATTATATCTAGTATGAAAATATTCGCTTATTGTTCCGTCACCAAATTTTGAAGGCACaatacaattattatataaaatgaaacatgCATtcttattacaaaaaaatgaacccAGTCTTCTATTCCTGTCTACAGTGTTTAATGTGCTGAACACGTCTAAACAACTAATGTCCAAATCATCTTCATCATTTGCATAGTTAAAAATGTCTTCAATGTGTACTTTTTTCATATCACATTCCATTGTGTTCTCTTCCATATTTTCCTTCACATGATTGAAGTCATTGTGTTTTACAATTGTGTCAAATGTGGGCATCGTTTTGTTCTCGCGTGCCTCTTTTTTTGCTCTATTGTTTTCAATACATTCATTGTATCTTTTCTCCGTAGCACTTGAAGTATTCCTCGTTTTGTTTGAACTACTTTGTATGTTATTGTTCGTCTTTTCATCCAGTGCATCGGAGGTTACATCTCTATATGCAGAATTGTTAATACACACCCCTGGAAATTGACTATTCCAAAAAAGTTCGTCTTCTTCATTTATTCCTTCCATCTGACTCAATTGACTCATTTTCCCCATTCTGCTGTCATTATTAAAGGTGGCACCTTTTTCGgcttttttcttccttttatGCTGACCTTTTAAATAAGCAGGAGCCTTCGGGTAGCTATTCAAGTTATCGTTTTCATGCACGCtgtttatgttattatactCATTTgccaaataatttatatgcgTATTGACAAAATGTTCTGGGTGTTCAATCTTAtgaattatttctttttttttatcaatgaAACCTTCACATATTGAAAAGAGGTTAAAACTGGGTGATATGTTTTCACTGAAAGAGTCGTCGTTACTTCTGACATTTCGAGGTATCCCCTCCACATCCGTTACACCACAGTAATCATTACTACTACTGCCGCTACTTCTATCACTACTCCTACTGTTGTTATCACTATAATTCCCTATGCGCAAATTTCCGCCACTAGTAAActcttttcttatttttataagttGATTTATACAATCCCTTTCTTCTGCGCTCACTTCttcttttatcttttcttcatacataaaattaCTTCCACTATTTTTTGTTACCTCCTTTAAGGGGTTATTGATCCACCCACCCCTACTTCCTCTTTTAATCTTCGAATATTTTGGTATAATATTCGGGTTGTGTTTATATCTTTCTTCATAAAACTTATCCCGCTGCTTTTGCCTTTTTCTTGTTACTGCTCCATATGTTCCgaacttttttttactgtcccaagttaatattttattacattggATGACAAAAAAGCTCGAAAAACCTTTTATTTTGCAGTAGCATATTTCattcgaaaaaaaagataaaccTTTTTGCATCTCAAAAAAAGTTCACAAAAATGGTATGAGAGGAGTATCAATGAGACTTATATCCGCGAAGGCATATTGAGTTAGAGTGGGCAAGCGTATGGGAATGTGTATacctatatttatatgcctATGTATTCACCcgtttatgtatgtacataaatatgtatatgtatgtatgcatgagACTATACATGTGCAGCTGAAGCTCACTAAGACTTCTCTATATATCTCTAGAGTTTATTCACACCTACATTGCACCTCTATCGCTTTACCACGTATTGATAAgaattctcatttttttactttataaaaacgtcgtataataattcttaataaattttcttgAATTGCTAATAATATCCCCCATTATAA
This region includes:
- the PmUG01_12020900 gene encoding aminomethyltransferase, putative, whose product is MQKGLSFFSNEICYCKIKGFSSFFVIQCNKILTWDSKKKFGTYGAVTRKRQKQRDKFYEERYKHNPNIIPKYSKIKRGSRGGWINNPLKEVTKNSGSNFMYEEKIKEEVSAEERDCINQLIKIRKEFTSGGNLRIGNYSDNNSRSSDRSSGSSSNDYCGVTDVEGIPRNVRSNDDSFSENISPSFNLFSICEGFIDKKKEIIHKIEHPEHFVNTHINYLANEYNNINSVHENDNLNSYPKAPAYLKGQHKRKKKAEKGATFNNDSRMGKMSQLSQMEGINEEDELFWNSQFPGVCINNSAYRDVTSDALDEKTNNNIQSSSNKTRNTSSATEKRYNECIENNRAKKEARENKTMPTFDTIVKHNDFNHVKENMEENTMECDMKKVHIEDIFNYANDEDDLDISCLDVFSTLNTVDRNRRLGSFFCNKNACFILYNNCIVPSKFGDGTISEYFHTRYNCSLFDKSYQLIIKLTGNDCFYICNHFISCDIIKDMKKDDVCYTCILDNKAYIIDIGYVLKGENEITLITSGYYKKGVYEFLSDYILFCKDSGLDIHIEVYNNKRVLSLQGPLATLVFNDVLEYYDWNNRDKILAYLKNVIIMNRSNKYNNILYFNREQNETEFFKIPYMSFKKFKVRKNNNLIVNNATCNPNDDGLINNYEIICIRTGDTGEDGYEFIVDNNISDIYVQLFLNHTKVKLAGAYALDILRMESGFPLYGIDIFKNTTPITASLAWTLKYKKLKERNIFGFQNLLKEYSRKSKFLRVGIISNELIFKTCKIFSYPYKEPIGHITSCTWSPVYKKRIAQGYIKREFAKNNEKILISIPTDIPQEFSKKKKYKILRSRSAHKFALAQVCALPFVDHKY